From Mauremys mutica isolate MM-2020 ecotype Southern chromosome 15, ASM2049712v1, whole genome shotgun sequence, one genomic window encodes:
- the LOC123349932 gene encoding T-cell-interacting, activating receptor on myeloid cells protein 1-like — protein MASALTVLLLSCWLAGLTGVSEEGSYPKPSISVSPGGVIPVGGKVTIRCRHQLLGKRILLYKDGAGNYVTHTDPAGSEAEFPITSARREHGGNYTCHYADRTSPTTHSEPSNPVQIIVADFTHANIARLGLSAAVLLVLGLILTEACYSRPWEVS, from the exons atGGCGTCTGCTCTCACcgtcctcctcctca gctgctggctggccgggctGACCGGGGTGTCGGAAG AGGGGTCctaccccaaaccctccatctccgTCAGCCCCGGAGGGGTGATCCCCGTGGGGGGAAAAGTCACCATCCGGTGTCGGCATCAGCTCCTGGGCAAGAGGATCCTCCTCTACAAGGATGGAGCTGGGAACTATGTGACTCACACAGACCCTGCCGGCTCTGAGGCTGAATTTCCCATCACCAGCGCCAGACGGGAACACGGGGGCAACTACACCTGTCATTATGCCGACAGAACATCCCCAACTACCCACTCGGAGCCCAGCAACCCTGTGCAGATcattgtagcag ATTTCACCCACGCCAACATTGCCCGCCTGGGGCTGAGCGCCGCGGTCCTGCTCGTCCTGGGGCTGATCCTGACTGAGGCCTGTTACAGCCGCCCCTGGGAGGTGTCCTAG